In Vitis vinifera cultivar Pinot Noir 40024 chromosome 4, ASM3070453v1, the genomic window ATAATGGCTGGAAATGAACCTATACATCAGATCTGGAAGCTGTCCACAAATCTGAACCTTTTGCCCCACGAGACCCAAGTTCTCAAAACCAATCACAAACTAGAAAGTGACCTAATTGAAGCTAAAAGGTCATCTTCCTCACTAATGTCATGGGATGGGATCATAGAGAGTCACTGACCTAGTCCAATTAACACAGAATGATAGAAAgcagaaaagaaaaggcaaGTTTGATTCTCACAATCCGAAAGCATAAATGAGATTTCGAGGAACTGAAACAAACAATTACCTACAATTCAACCCCCCAACCCCAAGAATTGGTAGAAAGCATAAGGTTGATCTTGCAGCTGACCGAGGAATCTTGaaagtggaaaagaaaaagtggtTATATGCTAAACTTCATACCTACACAGGTTCTCAAATCCCATGTATTCATGCCGCTCAATTTTCCCTATCATATTTGATAGGCCAACTCCACCTATACAAAAAGAAGCAGAACCATTTTAAGAGCACAAAAACATTCACTAACAGCACAGACAATATTGTAAAGGAAGGCTTGGACCGAACAATGGATGTGTAGATGCTTACCTAGTGAGATTGCGCTGATAAAGATTGTGAAGGCTAGAATGAAGATGATTAGAGATGCCCTTCCCAATATACTGATCAGTCTTCTTACAACATGCTGTCCTATAAAGGCGGCAATAGTTGCAACCAAGACCAAGTATACAGCTGCcaaataaattacaaaagatATGTaagtataaataattttagacGAACTATATTCCCATTCCTCTTTTTTATGATAGGGTGTTTAGATAATTTATcgaaagtaagaaaaaaaaaaacatagttcATGGAATATTGTGGTTGGGTAACATACCATAAGGAACTGGAAAACGCTTCAGAAGGTAATATTCTACAACAGACATAGATGATGAGAAGGTCATTGCAAAGGTAGCAGTGGCGCTTGAGACCTGTTCCAAAGTTATCGAGTTAAATTCAGACTGAATTGGAAGATAAGTGGTGGTCACAACAATATCCCATTTCTGCACCTCTTCAAATCAGTAAATTAATATCCACAGAAATTTTCAAGTCCAAAAGATGAAAACTAATATTAATAACCAAATATAAACTCACCACTTCTTAAtcgttttattttattttatctaaggAAATGCATAAACTCACCTGAGGAGGGACTCCCAGCTCCAAGAATAGTGGACCCAGAATAAATCCCCCACCCAGACCAAGCAGCCCTCCTACTATGCCCGCAAGTACCCCACAGAAGCAATAGAGAATCAGTTGGTGTACTCGAAAGTTGGTGCCAGCATCTCCTTTGGATGCAATTATTCTCCGTCCCTTGTACAGGCTAACTGCCTCATACAGGGATACTCCAACAGAAACAGGGATCTGCAAAACAAGGATAAActctcaaaggtgcttaaactCAGATTTCAATAAATTGCACTAGTGGAgctcaaaattcattttgacaGTTTTCTGATTTTAAGTCTTAAACATGTGCAGCATCATGTCCTACTCATATATGcacacatgaaaaaaaattgtggaagCCACTTGTGTTTGGTCAAATCAACAGAAGGTACCTGCATGAAGTTCAATACCCAATATGCCATCGAACAAGTAGCTGTATTATTCTGTTTCCAACATGTTAAGATTTTCAATCAGGATCAATAACTTCATGTAAGGAGAAATTTCACAGTATAAGCTTctcttaataaaatatgttcaGGAGTGGGGAAACCTTAGCAATCTGTAGTGCGAGGAAAGCAACCCAAACGAAAACAAGAAGCCCAAGTTCCTTCCAGTAAACATTTTCAATAATACTGACCTGGGATGGTTACATCAATCAGTTTTTGGAAACTCTGAAATTAAAACGAGCTTTTCATAGTATACCCACCTCAGGTTCTTTAGATTTATTGGTAGCATTTTGAGTGCCATTACTTGGGCCACTAGGAAGAGGCTTGTACTCTACTTCCTCCGTACCATTACCTGATAGGACGAAAAAGATTCAGCAATGCTTTTGGAGAgataaaataatgtaaaaagaATCCTCTGGTCTTTTGATGTCTAATAATATAGAGGAATGTAGGCCAACTCACCATTTGTTCCCAAACGCTTAGCAGCCTCCTGTAACCAGAAACAAGTAAGATTCAGAtggaaattattaaattttaatcatgttagaatattttaaagcaCTTGAAAAGCATGGGAAATTGAGCTCCTTTGTTCTGGTTTTTGGTACTCAttctaaaaatacaaataaaaccaaaataaaagaatgatttGATTTCCATGTGGTGcacaaacaaactctcaatTCTATTCATACAAcatgtaaattttataattaccCTTTTCATTATGGTTTCTTTCTTCCATGTTTCAACACCCTTTAAGAATGCCTTTGTTGATGTACCTGCAAACT contains:
- the LOC100267889 gene encoding sulfite exporter TauE/SafE family protein 3; its protein translation is MAGFATKWLMLMILCSFMLASAFVSGERSIKHEASTFNVTKEAGFNSNYLSKVVNFLWQSDRSGYQHVWPEMEFGWQIVVGSVIGFFGAAFGSVGGVGGGGIFVPMLSLVIGFDPKSATALSKCMIMGAAGSTVYYNLKLRHPTLDMPIIDYDLALLFQPMLMMGISIGVAFNVLFADWMVTVLLIVLFLGTSTKAFLKGVETWKKETIMKREAAKRLGTNGNGTEEVEYKPLPSGPSNGTQNATNKSKEPEVSIIENVYWKELGLLVFVWVAFLALQIAKNNTATCSMAYWVLNFMQIPVSVGVSLYEAVSLYKGRRIIASKGDAGTNFRVHQLILYCFCGVLAGIVGGLLGLGGGFILGPLFLELGVPPQVSSATATFAMTFSSSMSVVEYYLLKRFPVPYAVYLVLVATIAAFIGQHVVRRLISILGRASLIIFILAFTIFISAISLGGVGLSNMIGKIERHEYMGFENLCRYEV